From Xiphophorus hellerii strain 12219 chromosome 20, Xiphophorus_hellerii-4.1, whole genome shotgun sequence, the proteins below share one genomic window:
- the nucks1a gene encoding nuclear ubiquitous casein and cyclin-dependent kinase substrate 1a: MSRPVRNRKVVNYSQFNESDDADEEYGGDRPKKVRPAPREPKHKRSKNSQDDSEDSDEKLSKSKNDSADDFGSEEEDNDFGEEEEEEGGSDYEEERGKKAKKAKVEKTSKRGPKRKRAADDSDDDKEVSRKRTVRQAASKAVSKQREILLGDGGSEDEEHEDQEESYMDPDESGSDEDFMVEDDDDSDYGRSKKKGKKVIRRGRLEKKEKKSPKPRLKATVTPSPMKGKGKGRPSTKTMEKSSPKEEEEEEEPESPLEEEEEEAAEKKEETSPATKTTKESAGGDEEEEEDEEEENGSEEEAPSGED; encoded by the exons GAACAGGAAAGTGGTGAACTATTCACAATTCAACGAGTCTGACGATGCAG ATGAGGAGTATGGTGGCGATCGGCCAAAGAAGGTGCGCCCCGCCCCTCGTGAGCCGAAGCACAAGCGCTCGAAGAACTCACAGGATGACAG TGAGGATTCTGATGAAAAGCTCTCCAAATCCAAAAATGATTCAGCAG ATGACTTCGGCAGTGAGGAGGAAGACAACGACTttggagaagaggaggaggaggaaggaggcaGCGACTACGaagaagagagaggaaaaaaggcaaagaaagcCAAAGTGGAGAAGACCAGTAAGAGGGGCCCAAAGAGAAAACGGGCTGCAG ATGACAGTGACGACGACAAGGAAGTGAGTCGGAAGCGTACAGTGAGGCAGGCTGCTTCCAAGGCCGTGTCAAAACAGAGAGAGATCCTGCTGGGGGACGGAGGcagtgaggatgaggagcacGAAGACCAGGAGGAGTCTTATATGGACC ctgatgaGTCTGGCAGTGACGAGGACTTCATGGTGGAGGATGACGATGACAGCGACTACGGTCGCTCCAAGAAGAAGGGAAAGAAGGTCATCCGACGGGGGCGGCtggagaagaaggagaagaagagccCCAAACCCCGACTAAAGGCCACAG TCACCCCCAGCCCCATGAAGGGGAAGGGCAAGGGCCGCCCCAGCACCAAGACCATGGAGAAGAGCTCACccaaagaggaagaggaggaggaagaaccAGAGAGccctctggaggaggaagaggaggaggccgCCGAGAAGAAGGAGGAGACCTCCCCCGCCACCAAGACAACGAAGGAGTCTGCAGGAggagacgaggaagaggaggaagacgaggaggaggagaacgGCTCAGAAGAGGAGGCGCCCTCTGGGGAAGACTAG
- the LOC116710805 gene encoding Krueppel-like factor 15, which produces MVSLSSRTLTVESELFRDSSSSLFSFSEEDAVCLRSCDSPGAFQQGALHGSSPEEEEEEEEDESEGSSRLVYRGATDDRGADYQEPRMPEFSFRPSSPFSPTLEDIEEFLKEKMEQVRADMRSSREEDSPSSSVPSASSTETKSEPLVGASLCTSSSETPEEEKEKHAPVQVDPSPLSHSSPPPATVTPPMLLRAPVVLQLQPLPLAQPQAPAGSPPSAPSGIWLTHLVMGLQGATAPNLTLVAPQVSSTPTTSSLLPLSSDNKSADQKYVKIAPLPITTRTLEITAVGGSPGAALLKAAPPRANRASPTERVHKCSHPGCGKMYTKSSHLKAHFRRHTGEKPYTCSWPDCGWKFSRSDELSRHRRSHSGVKPYECTLCEKKFARSDHLSKHTKVHRSSRPSRVIRTTV; this is translated from the exons atgGTGTCCCTCAGCAGCAGAACACTGACTGTGGAGTCTGAGCTGTTCagggacagcagcagcagcctgttCTCCTTCTCAGAGGAGGATGCGGTGTGCTTGCGCTCCTGCGACAGCCCCGGGGCCTTCCAGCAGGGGGCCCTGCACGGCTCCAGCCccgaagaagaggaggaggaggaggaggacgagagCGAAGGCAGCAGCCGGCTGGTTTATCGAGGCGCGACGGACGACCGGGGAGCGGATTATCAGGAGCCTCGGATGCCGGAGTTTTCTTTCCGCCCATCTTCGCCGTTCTCTCCCACCCTGGAGGACATAGAGGAGTTTctgaaggagaagatggagcAGGTGAGGGCGGAcatgaggagcagcagagaggaagattCTCCGTCGTCCTCCGTACCCTCGGCTTCATCAACAGAGACTAAAAGTGAGCCATTAGTTGGTGCTTCCCTCTGCACTTCCTCCTCAGAGACCCCcgaggaagagaaagagaaacacgCCCCTGTCCAGGTTGACCCGTCTCCTCTTAGTCACTCAAGCCCTCCTCCAGCCACGGTGACCCCGCCCATGCTCCTCAGAGCTCCGGTGgttctccagctgcagccgtTACCTCTGGCCCAGCCTCAGGCCCCCGCCGGCTCTCCTCCGTCAGCCCCGAGCGGCATCTGGCTCACTCACCTGGTCATGGGTCTCCAGGGCGCTACCGCTCCAAATCTCACCCTGGTGGCCCCCCAAGTGTCCTCCACACCCACCACCAGCAGCCTGTTGCCACTCAGCAGCGATAACAAATCAGCAGACCAGAAGTATGTGAAGATCGCTCCTCTGCCCATCACTACAAGGACTCTGGAGATCACAGCAGTGGGGGGCAGTCCAGGGGCCGCCCTCCTGAAGGCAGCGCCCCCCCGGGCAAACAGGGCGTCGCCCACCGAGAGGGTCCACAAGTGCTCCCACCCAGGCTGTGGGAAGATGTACACAAAGAGCAGTCATCTTAAGGCCCACTTCCGCCGGCACACAGGGGAGAAGCCGTACACCTGCAGCTGGCCAGACTGCGGCTGGAA GTTCTCCCGATCGGACGAGCTGTCTCGCCACCGCCGCTCTCACTCGGGCGTCAAACCATACGAGTGCACTCTGTGCGAGAAGAAGTTTGCCCGCAGCGACCATTTAAGCAAACACACGAAGGTCCACCGCAGCTCCCGGCCCAGCAGGGTGATCCGGACCACTGTGTGA